One genomic region from Mangifera indica cultivar Alphonso chromosome 17, CATAS_Mindica_2.1, whole genome shotgun sequence encodes:
- the LOC123200530 gene encoding cyclic nucleotide-gated ion channel 17-like isoform X1: MELKKEKLVRFYSDGKQHKESPWGKNDLPLHLERSSSAYKIALPSVLNGLDGGRNRLPETSKIGRSMLLVNKNEPWHKRILDPGSDIVLQWNRVFIFACLVALFVDPLYFYLPSVGGNANTSCVKTDTELRIVVTLFRTVADLFYLLHMVIKFRTAYIAPSTRVFGRGELVMDPKKIAQRYLRSDFFIDLIATLPLPQLVIWFIIPATRTPRTDHTNNALALIVLIQYIPRLYLIFPLSSEIIKATGVVTKTAWAGAAYNLLLYMLASHVLGASWYVLSVDRYTSCWKKECGKETSPKCILNYLDCDTFNHQDREIWAKSTNVFKSCDPNNQEIDFDYGIFKNAVTKNVVSSVFIKKYFYCLWWGLQQLSSYGQNLSTSTYIGETSFAILIAILGLVLFAHLIGNMQTYLQSLTVRLEEWRLKRRDTEEWMSHRQLPEDLRRRVRRFDQYKWLATRGVDEESILRGLPADLRRDIRRHLCLDLVRRVPFFSQMDDQLLDAICERLVSSLSTQGTYIVREGDPVTEMLFIIRGTLESSTTNGGRTGFFNSITLRPGDFCGEELLAWALLPKSTLNLPSSTRTVKALVEVEAFALQAEDLKFVANQFRRLHSKKLQHTFRFYSHHWRSWAACFIQAAWRRYKKRKLVTTTESFASDERETDETGHEEEEDHYPPSSTSSQAKLNLGATILAKRFAANTRRGAQRLKDVEMPKLQKPEEPDFSTEPDD, from the exons atgGAGTTGAAAAAGGAAAAGCTTGTAAG GTTTTATTCTGATGGGAAACAGCATAAAGAATCTCCGTGGGGGAAAAATGACCTTCCATTGCACCTTGAGAGATCATCCTCTGCCTATAAGATTGCACTACCTTCAGTGCTAAATGGGTTGGATGGGGGAAGAAATCGACTTCCAGAAACAAGCAAAATTGGGAGGTCTATGCTGCTTGTGAACAAAAATGAACCATGGCACAAGAGAATACTTGACCCGGGTAGTGATATTGTGTTGCAATGGAACCGGGTTTTCATCTTTGCATGCTTGGTCGCACTTTTTGTTGACCCATTGTATTTTTACTTGCCTTCTGTGGGAGGCAATGCAAATACTTCATGTGTGAAGACAGACACTGAGTTGCGAATTGTTGTCACCTTGTTCCGGACTGTAGCAGATCTTTTCTATTTGCTGCACATGGTTATAAAATTTAGGACAGCCTATATTGCACCAAGCACTCGAGTATTTGGAAGAGGAGAACTAGTGATGGATCCAAAGAAGATTGCCCAGAGGTATCTTAGATCTGATTTCTTCATTGATCTCATTGCAACCCTGCCTCTCCCTCAG CTCGTCATCTGGTTTATTATACCAGCTACAAGAACCCCCCGAACTGATCACACGAACAATGCCCTCGCATTGATTGTTCTAATTCAGTATATTCCTagattgtatttgatttttccATTGAGTTCTGAAATAATCAAAGCAACTGGAGTGGTCACGAAGACTGCTTGGGCAGGAGCTGCGTATAATCTGTTACTCTATATGTTGGCTAGCCAT gTTCTGGGGGCATCATGGTATGTCCTCTCAGTTGATAGATATACATCATGCTGGAAAAAAGAGTGTGGGAAGGAAACGAGCCCTAAATGCATTCTTAACTATTTAGATTGTGATACTTTTAACCATCAGGATCGTGAGATATGGGCAAAAAGCACAAATGTGTTCAAAAGTTGTGATCCAAATAATCAAGAAATTGATTTCGATTATGGCATATTCAAAAATGCAGTTACAAAAAATGTTGTGTCATCAGTCTTTATTAAGAAGTATTTCTATTGTTTGTGGTGGGGCCTACAACAACTCAG TTCATATGGACAGAATTTGTCAACAAGCACATATATTGGGGAGACATCATTTGCAATACTTATTGCAATCTTGGGTCTGGTTTTGTTCGCACACTTGATCGGGAATATGCAG ACATACCTGCAATCTCTAACTGTGAGATTAGAGGAATGGAGACTTAAGCGAAGAGATACTGAGGAGTGGATGAGCCATCGCCAACTCCCTGAAGATTTGAGACGTCGTGTTCGCCGTTTTGACCAGTACAAGTGGCTTGCAACTAgaggagttgatgaagaatCCATCCTTCGTGGCTTACCTGCTGATCTTCGGCGTGATATTCGGCGTCATCTGTGCTTAGATCTTGTTCGACGT GTTCCATTCTTCTCGCAGATGGATGATCAGCTGCTTGATGCAATTTGTGAACGTCTAGTATCTTCCCTGAGCACTCAAGGAACTTACATTGTTCGAGAGGGTGACCCTGTAACCGAGATGCTGTTTATTATCAGAGGTACACTGGAAAGTTCCACAACTAATGGAGGCCGTACTGGTTTTTTTAACTCAATTACACTGAGACCAGGCGACTTTTGTGGGGAGGAGCTGCTTGCATGGGCTTTGCTCCCAAAATCCACCCTCAACTTGCCTTCTTCAACTCGAACTGTTAAAGCTCTGGTTGAAGTTGAAGCTTTTGCCTTGCAAGCCGAGGATCTCAAGTTCGTGGCTAACCAATTTAGACGCCTCCACAGTAAGAAGCTGCAGCATACATTTCGGTTTTACTCCCACCACTGGAGGTCATGGGCAGCTTGCTTTATACAGGCTGCTTGGCGCCGGTACAAGAAGAGGAAGCTGGTCACAACAACAGAGTCCTTTGCTTCAGATGAGAGAGAGACAGATGAGACTGGACACGAGGAAGAGGAGGATCATTATCCTCCTAGTTCAACTTCCTCTCAAGCGAAACTGAACCTTGGGGCTACCATACTGGCTAAAAGATTTGCTGCAAATACAAGGAGAGGAGCACAGAGACTTAAAGATGTTGAGATGCCAAAATTACAAAAGCCTGAAGAGCCCGACTTCTCAACCGAGCCTGATGATTAG
- the LOC123200530 gene encoding cyclic nucleotide-gated ion channel 17-like isoform X2 produces the protein MELKKEKLVRFYSDGKQHKESPWGKNDLPLHLERSSSAYKIALPSVLNGLDGGRNRLPETSKIGRSMLLVNKNEPWHKRILDPGSDIVLQWNRVFIFACLVALFVDPLYFYLPSVGGNANTSCVKTDTELRIVVTLFRTVADLFYLLHMVIKFRTAYIAPSTRVFGRGELVMDPKKIAQRYLRSDFFIDLIATLPLPQVLGASWYVLSVDRYTSCWKKECGKETSPKCILNYLDCDTFNHQDREIWAKSTNVFKSCDPNNQEIDFDYGIFKNAVTKNVVSSVFIKKYFYCLWWGLQQLSSYGQNLSTSTYIGETSFAILIAILGLVLFAHLIGNMQTYLQSLTVRLEEWRLKRRDTEEWMSHRQLPEDLRRRVRRFDQYKWLATRGVDEESILRGLPADLRRDIRRHLCLDLVRRVPFFSQMDDQLLDAICERLVSSLSTQGTYIVREGDPVTEMLFIIRGTLESSTTNGGRTGFFNSITLRPGDFCGEELLAWALLPKSTLNLPSSTRTVKALVEVEAFALQAEDLKFVANQFRRLHSKKLQHTFRFYSHHWRSWAACFIQAAWRRYKKRKLVTTTESFASDERETDETGHEEEEDHYPPSSTSSQAKLNLGATILAKRFAANTRRGAQRLKDVEMPKLQKPEEPDFSTEPDD, from the exons atgGAGTTGAAAAAGGAAAAGCTTGTAAG GTTTTATTCTGATGGGAAACAGCATAAAGAATCTCCGTGGGGGAAAAATGACCTTCCATTGCACCTTGAGAGATCATCCTCTGCCTATAAGATTGCACTACCTTCAGTGCTAAATGGGTTGGATGGGGGAAGAAATCGACTTCCAGAAACAAGCAAAATTGGGAGGTCTATGCTGCTTGTGAACAAAAATGAACCATGGCACAAGAGAATACTTGACCCGGGTAGTGATATTGTGTTGCAATGGAACCGGGTTTTCATCTTTGCATGCTTGGTCGCACTTTTTGTTGACCCATTGTATTTTTACTTGCCTTCTGTGGGAGGCAATGCAAATACTTCATGTGTGAAGACAGACACTGAGTTGCGAATTGTTGTCACCTTGTTCCGGACTGTAGCAGATCTTTTCTATTTGCTGCACATGGTTATAAAATTTAGGACAGCCTATATTGCACCAAGCACTCGAGTATTTGGAAGAGGAGAACTAGTGATGGATCCAAAGAAGATTGCCCAGAGGTATCTTAGATCTGATTTCTTCATTGATCTCATTGCAACCCTGCCTCTCCCTCAG gTTCTGGGGGCATCATGGTATGTCCTCTCAGTTGATAGATATACATCATGCTGGAAAAAAGAGTGTGGGAAGGAAACGAGCCCTAAATGCATTCTTAACTATTTAGATTGTGATACTTTTAACCATCAGGATCGTGAGATATGGGCAAAAAGCACAAATGTGTTCAAAAGTTGTGATCCAAATAATCAAGAAATTGATTTCGATTATGGCATATTCAAAAATGCAGTTACAAAAAATGTTGTGTCATCAGTCTTTATTAAGAAGTATTTCTATTGTTTGTGGTGGGGCCTACAACAACTCAG TTCATATGGACAGAATTTGTCAACAAGCACATATATTGGGGAGACATCATTTGCAATACTTATTGCAATCTTGGGTCTGGTTTTGTTCGCACACTTGATCGGGAATATGCAG ACATACCTGCAATCTCTAACTGTGAGATTAGAGGAATGGAGACTTAAGCGAAGAGATACTGAGGAGTGGATGAGCCATCGCCAACTCCCTGAAGATTTGAGACGTCGTGTTCGCCGTTTTGACCAGTACAAGTGGCTTGCAACTAgaggagttgatgaagaatCCATCCTTCGTGGCTTACCTGCTGATCTTCGGCGTGATATTCGGCGTCATCTGTGCTTAGATCTTGTTCGACGT GTTCCATTCTTCTCGCAGATGGATGATCAGCTGCTTGATGCAATTTGTGAACGTCTAGTATCTTCCCTGAGCACTCAAGGAACTTACATTGTTCGAGAGGGTGACCCTGTAACCGAGATGCTGTTTATTATCAGAGGTACACTGGAAAGTTCCACAACTAATGGAGGCCGTACTGGTTTTTTTAACTCAATTACACTGAGACCAGGCGACTTTTGTGGGGAGGAGCTGCTTGCATGGGCTTTGCTCCCAAAATCCACCCTCAACTTGCCTTCTTCAACTCGAACTGTTAAAGCTCTGGTTGAAGTTGAAGCTTTTGCCTTGCAAGCCGAGGATCTCAAGTTCGTGGCTAACCAATTTAGACGCCTCCACAGTAAGAAGCTGCAGCATACATTTCGGTTTTACTCCCACCACTGGAGGTCATGGGCAGCTTGCTTTATACAGGCTGCTTGGCGCCGGTACAAGAAGAGGAAGCTGGTCACAACAACAGAGTCCTTTGCTTCAGATGAGAGAGAGACAGATGAGACTGGACACGAGGAAGAGGAGGATCATTATCCTCCTAGTTCAACTTCCTCTCAAGCGAAACTGAACCTTGGGGCTACCATACTGGCTAAAAGATTTGCTGCAAATACAAGGAGAGGAGCACAGAGACTTAAAGATGTTGAGATGCCAAAATTACAAAAGCCTGAAGAGCCCGACTTCTCAACCGAGCCTGATGATTAG
- the LOC123201116 gene encoding preprotein translocase subunit SCY1, chloroplastic, protein MLITFSEAAAASCSSCAWPLSSSVSSSKKLSSTLRNPICRASVQRQPNNSIATPSSYSLSQSCESSVFDPLGVNPDVCSSLNSAWESFVSLLSPSFESTTKKEKSSSARGLAAAIEDSSIDFGDFFKGPLPGKFLKLLGLLALSRLGIYIPLGGVNREAFVGNLDQNSLLGTLDTFSGGGIGRLGICSLGIVPYINAQIVFQLLAQIYPKLQDLQKREGEAGRKKVKQYTQYASVGFAVVQAIGQVLFLRPYVNDFSTQWVLTSVTLLTLGSVLTTYLGEKISDLKLGNGTSLLIFTNIISYLPASFGRTVAQAYQDGNYVGLVAIIISFFLLVLGIVYVQEAERKIPLNYASRYSSRSGGLQRSAYLPFKVNSSGVMPIIFSTSSLALPGTLARFTGMAALKKAALALNPGGSLYLPTNIMLIAFFNYYYTFLQLDPDDLSEQLKRQGASIPLVRPGKSTAAFIQTVLSRISVLGSVFLAILAAGPSVIEQTTHLTAFRGFAGTSVLILVGCATDTARKVQAEIISQKYKNIEFYDIDRYGS, encoded by the exons atgCTGATTACGTTCAGTGAAGCTGCTGCAGCTTCTTGTTCTTCATGTGCTTGGCCTCTTAGCTCGAGCGTTTCTTCCTCCAAAAAACTATCTTCAACACTCAGAAATCCCATATGCAGAGCTTCCGTTCAAAGACAACCCAACAACTCCATCGCCACTCCCTCTTCTTACTCTCTATCTCAAAG CTGTGAAAGCTCAGTTTTTGATCCCTTGGGTGTCAATCCAGATGTATGTTCTAGTTTAAATAGCGCTTGGGAAAGTTTTGTAAGCTTGTTATCACCATCATTTGAGAGCACtacaaagaaggaaaaatctTCTTCAGCTCGAGGATTGGCAG CTGCAATTGAGGACAGTTCCATTGATTTTGGGGACTTCTTCAAAGGCCCGTTGCCTGGAAAATTTCTTAAGCTCTTGGGACTTTTGGCACTATCCAGACTCGGAATATATATTCCTCTTGGTGGAGTTAATCGAGAGGCTTTTGTGGGCAATTTGGATCAGAACAGTCTATTGGGCACATTGGATACATTTTCTGGGGGAGGCATTGGTAGACTGGGAATATGCTCTCTTGGTATAGTTCCCTATATCAATGCACAAATTGTGTTTCAGCTTCTTGCCCAAATATATCCCAAGTTGCAAGATCTTCAGAAAAGAGAAGGTGAAGCAGGAAGAAAGAAAGTAAAACAGTATACTCAATATGCTTCAGTTGGGTTTGCGGTAGTACAG GCAATTGGTCAAGTACTTTTCCTTCGTCCATATGTCAATGACTTCAGTACACAGTGGGTTCTCACATCTGTTACTTTATTGACTCTTGGCTCTGTATTGACAACATACCTTGGGGAGAAAATCTCTGATCTAAAACTTGGAAATGGAACCTCACTTTTAATATTCACAAACATCATTTCCTACTTGCCTGCATCTTTTGGTCGGACTGTTGCACAGGCATATCAGGATGGTAACTATGTTGGGCTGGTTGCCATCATTATTTCGTTCTTCTTGTTAGTCCTTGGTATTGTCTACGTTCAG GAAGCGGAGAGAAAAATTCCGCTCAACTATGCCTCAAGATACAGTAGCAGAAGTGGAGGGCTTCAAAGATCTGCATACCTACCCTTTAAG GTAAATAGTTCTGGAGTGATGCCCATTATATTTTCAACATCATCATTGGCTCTTCCTGGAACTCTTGCACGATTCACTGGTATGGCTGCACTGAAGAAGGCTGCATTGGCTTTGAATCCAGGGG GTTCTTTATACCTTCCCACCAACATCATGTTGATAGCTTTCTTCAACTACTACTACACTTTCCTACAATTGGACCCTGATGATCTCAGCGAACAGTTGAAGCGGCAAGGTGCGTCAATTCCGTTAGTCCGACCGGGTAAAAGTACAGCTGCATTTATTCAAACg GTTCTTAGTAGGATATCTGTGCTGGGTTCTGTATTTCTAGCGATCCTTGCAGCTGGTCCTTCGGTTATTGAACAAACCACCCACTTGACTGCATTCAGAGGATTTGCAGGAACTTCAGTTCTCATTCTTGTTGGTTGTGCAACAGACACTGCTCGAAAAGTTCAAGCAGAGATCATATCGCAAAAGTATAAGAACATAGAGTTTTATGACATCGACAGGTATGGTTCATAA